One window from the genome of bacterium encodes:
- a CDS encoding dihydroneopterin aldolase yields the protein MEIMIEELQVPIRIGCTEEERAFPQILIFDLVLSLTDGKSMESDSLSDTIDYMAVIERIQGITAGKDFHLLEHLSATIGKGLLEAHEKLEAVAISVRKHVSPLTKAVSFSAEFVRSE from the coding sequence ATGGAAATAATGATAGAAGAGCTACAAGTTCCTATTCGTATCGGGTGTACGGAAGAAGAGCGAGCATTTCCTCAGATTTTAATTTTTGATCTTGTTCTATCTTTGACGGATGGAAAAAGTATGGAGAGTGATAGCCTTTCCGATACCATTGACTATATGGCTGTCATAGAACGTATACAAGGGATTACCGCTGGGAAAGATTTTCACCTGTTAGAGCATCTCTCTGCTACGATTGGCAAAGGATTACTTGAAGCTCATGAAAAGCTTGAAGCGGTTGCCATCTCAGTAAGAAAGCATGTGTCTCCTCTGACCAAGGCGGTCTCGTTTTCCGCGGAGTTCGTGCGTTCAGAGTAA
- a CDS encoding alpha/beta hydrolase, which yields MRVHFSLQTILVLLLATSVFYSGMYQLSLTPPKGKSFAQVETERALTFRYHNQAAEKQALVYIHGKLGSANDIIYSPLKQKLEEQFALFAYDRPGSGHSLERDGYWSWSPDDFSEHLNELLNTEELTEPAILLAHSWGGAIALSYALRYPEKVRGMVLLAPAAYPWPGRFATSPSDWFVSSYVLSEFYLRTVFVPLGKVFGKSVAEAVFSPSPLPQPFIKHVFPLALQPAAFQMAARDTMELREALKKQSIHYPRIESPTIILSSPNDTVVPPQIHGGPLSEALPRGEIRYVENVGHNFIYTASDSIIEAVRDISNQKVPHGKAD from the coding sequence GTGCGGGTGCATTTCTCACTACAAACCATTCTTGTATTATTACTCGCAACGAGCGTTTTTTATAGCGGTATGTATCAACTATCGCTAACTCCCCCTAAGGGCAAGAGCTTTGCGCAAGTAGAGACTGAACGTGCTCTGACATTTCGTTATCACAATCAGGCGGCAGAGAAACAAGCACTTGTGTACATCCACGGCAAGTTGGGTTCTGCAAATGACATTATTTACTCGCCCTTGAAACAAAAGCTGGAAGAGCAGTTTGCACTCTTTGCCTATGATCGGCCCGGATCGGGACACTCCCTAGAGAGAGATGGATACTGGTCGTGGTCTCCTGATGACTTTTCAGAGCACTTAAACGAGCTCCTCAACACAGAGGAGTTAACAGAACCTGCGATTCTTTTAGCCCATTCCTGGGGTGGAGCGATTGCTTTAAGCTATGCGCTTCGTTATCCCGAGAAAGTGCGGGGTATGGTGTTGCTTGCTCCAGCTGCATATCCCTGGCCAGGAAGGTTTGCTACCTCTCCGAGTGACTGGTTTGTCTCATCGTATGTCCTTTCAGAGTTCTATTTGAGGACGGTATTCGTTCCGCTTGGGAAAGTGTTTGGGAAATCAGTGGCAGAGGCTGTCTTTTCGCCATCCCCATTGCCTCAGCCATTTATAAAGCATGTTTTTCCACTTGCTCTTCAGCCAGCAGCATTTCAGATGGCTGCACGAGATACTATGGAGTTACGCGAGGCTCTAAAGAAGCAGTCGATTCACTATCCTCGTATTGAATCTCCAACCATTATACTCTCGAGTCCCAATGATACGGTGGTACCACCTCAGATACATGGTGGGCCACTCTCTGAGGCTCTGCCACGAGGTGAAATCCGGTATGTGGAGAACGTTGGGCATAATTTTATCTATACTGCTTCAGACTCGATTATCGAGGCCGTCCGCGACATATCGAACCAAAAGGTTCCCCATGGCAAAGCTGATTGA
- a CDS encoding MBL fold metallo-hydrolase: MFFRQIYDTSLAQAAYLVGCQKSGEAIVIDPERDVDRYREVAAAEGLQIVAVAETHIHADFLSGAREFAEHDDVMLYLSDEGDQDWKYGWLHSRQSHTAPYRHTLLRDGDCFHIGNIRFDVRHTPGHTPEHISFLVTDEGGGASEPMGILSGDFVFVGDLGRPDLLEVAAGIAAQKEPSARSLLESSVNFLDLPDYLQVWPAHGAGSACGKALGAVPQSTVGYERRFNPGLKLTSEQDRFLAYVLEGQPEPPLYFARMKVQNRDGVPLLPEKPLPEEPLSVSKLTAEEIQNFSVLDTRAWNAFKASHITGALFVPLGASFLSLAGSYVSPEEEIVLVVEAITEFHAAVSALRRIGLDRVSGYILFDDIANCSAEILASTQEIQPTDFLRQYQKDSIFVLDVRSHVEHEQGALAGAVNYPHLLLPKFLQNLPSEQDIYIHCRSGVRSAYSCALLEKEGLHPINIIGGYEALKGSEG; this comes from the coding sequence ATGTTTTTTCGACAGATCTATGACACCTCGTTAGCACAGGCTGCATATTTGGTTGGTTGTCAAAAGAGTGGGGAGGCAATTGTTATTGATCCTGAGCGTGATGTTGACAGGTATCGAGAAGTCGCAGCAGCAGAGGGGTTACAAATTGTTGCAGTAGCCGAAACACATATTCACGCAGACTTTCTTTCAGGAGCGAGAGAATTTGCAGAGCATGATGATGTTATGCTTTATCTCTCTGATGAGGGTGATCAGGACTGGAAATATGGGTGGCTTCATTCGAGGCAGAGCCATACTGCTCCCTATCGTCATACGCTCTTAAGAGATGGCGATTGCTTTCATATCGGAAATATTCGATTCGATGTCCGCCATACCCCTGGACACACACCAGAGCATATTAGTTTCCTTGTAACTGATGAGGGAGGCGGAGCTTCTGAGCCAATGGGCATTCTCTCCGGAGACTTCGTCTTCGTTGGAGACCTTGGTCGACCCGATTTACTTGAGGTTGCTGCTGGAATCGCCGCACAGAAGGAGCCTTCAGCGCGAAGCCTCCTTGAGTCCTCAGTGAACTTTCTTGATCTTCCAGATTACCTACAGGTATGGCCTGCGCATGGTGCGGGAAGTGCTTGTGGAAAGGCACTTGGCGCAGTGCCGCAGAGTACCGTCGGGTACGAGAGACGCTTTAATCCAGGACTCAAACTTACTTCAGAACAAGATCGTTTTTTGGCGTATGTGCTTGAGGGGCAACCTGAACCACCACTCTACTTCGCTCGCATGAAGGTGCAAAATAGAGACGGAGTTCCTCTCTTACCTGAAAAACCTCTTCCCGAAGAACCGCTTTCTGTTAGTAAACTGACGGCAGAGGAGATACAGAATTTTTCTGTACTTGATACCCGCGCATGGAATGCTTTCAAAGCAAGCCATATTACTGGGGCGCTCTTTGTTCCTCTCGGAGCGTCCTTTCTGTCACTTGCAGGTTCGTATGTCTCTCCTGAGGAAGAAATAGTCTTGGTAGTCGAGGCAATAACAGAATTTCATGCAGCCGTCAGTGCGTTAAGACGAATTGGGCTTGACCGGGTCTCTGGCTATATTCTCTTCGATGATATTGCGAACTGCTCAGCAGAGATTCTTGCCTCTACTCAAGAGATTCAGCCAACAGATTTCCTGAGACAGTACCAGAAAGATAGCATCTTTGTTCTTGATGTGCGGAGCCATGTTGAGCATGAGCAGGGGGCACTTGCGGGAGCAGTGAACTATCCACACCTTCTCTTGCCGAAGTTCCTCCAGAATCTTCCATCGGAGCAAGATATCTACATTCACTGTCGTTCAGGAGTGCGATCAGCATATTCTTGCGCGCTTTTAGAAAAAGAGGGGCTGCATCCCATCAATATTATTGGTGGGTATGAAGCGCTTAAGGGGTCAGAAGGCTAG
- a CDS encoding uracil phosphoribosyltransferase has product MTPQLQIIDHPLIQHKLSLMRDKDTSSGDFRKLLREISYLMAFEVTRDFPISHQRIQTPLTEMKAPFIEGKKLALIAILRAGLGFLDGMLELIPSARVGHIGLFRDPESLEAVEYYFKVPNALEERDCIVVDPMLATGHSACAALDRIKPLRPRSLKFMSLVSAPEGVKELHQHHPDVPIYTAALDDALNDHKYILPGLGDAGDRLFGTK; this is encoded by the coding sequence ATGACACCCCAACTGCAGATTATTGATCATCCCCTTATTCAACATAAGTTATCATTAATGAGAGATAAAGATACGAGCTCTGGCGACTTTCGAAAACTGTTGCGAGAGATCAGTTATCTTATGGCATTTGAGGTTACAAGAGACTTCCCGATTTCCCATCAAAGAATTCAAACGCCGCTCACAGAGATGAAGGCTCCTTTTATCGAAGGGAAAAAGTTAGCCCTGATCGCAATTTTACGAGCTGGGCTTGGCTTCTTGGATGGGATGCTAGAACTCATTCCCTCTGCCCGGGTGGGTCATATTGGGCTGTTTCGAGATCCAGAATCACTAGAAGCCGTGGAGTATTACTTTAAGGTACCGAATGCCTTAGAAGAGCGAGATTGCATCGTCGTTGATCCGATGTTAGCAACCGGGCACTCGGCATGTGCCGCACTTGATCGGATTAAGCCTCTGCGGCCGCGCTCTCTCAAGTTTATGAGTTTGGTCTCAGCTCCAGAGGGTGTGAAAGAACTCCATCAGCATCATCCAGATGTTCCCATATATACAGCAGCACTTGATGACGCATTAAATGATCACAAATATATTCTCCCGGGTTTAGGAGACGCAGGAGACCGTCTATTTGGAACGAAATAA
- a CDS encoding DUF1826 domain-containing protein yields the protein MTSPAHEPEKSGRQSRIPSLAEYDFQPLSRHDKARVDSDARDQNGSSLSSQESTSEITLRPHPSISPLINTFSPSPHIERISNALRKEIGISCPNILVKGDHRTNHERKIYSALTKKMKRMNKDERLQVANYLSSLVDLQREYSGSTQFSLSLRTTIPSSRNEAFPGEGFHLDVRGKRLLSTLVGPGMEWVLPEEVYSDKLNLIMNGKSCSQLLRQGAELKQVRETDVVLFEGNRVPHRPPKTDQLRLLCVIDSP from the coding sequence ATGACCTCACCAGCACATGAACCAGAGAAGAGTGGCCGTCAGTCACGTATTCCGTCTCTCGCGGAATATGATTTTCAACCCCTATCGCGCCACGACAAAGCTCGCGTGGATAGCGATGCCCGTGATCAAAATGGCAGTAGTCTCTCTTCTCAAGAAAGCACCTCTGAAATCACCTTGCGACCACATCCAAGCATATCCCCTCTTATAAACACATTCTCTCCTTCCCCTCACATCGAACGCATTAGTAATGCTCTTCGTAAAGAGATTGGGATTTCTTGTCCAAACATTCTCGTGAAAGGCGACCATCGCACCAATCATGAGAGAAAGATTTATTCGGCACTCACAAAAAAAATGAAACGCATGAATAAAGATGAACGTCTTCAGGTCGCTAATTATTTAAGCTCTCTGGTTGATCTTCAAAGAGAATACTCTGGTAGTACTCAGTTCAGCCTAAGCCTCAGGACCACCATCCCAAGTAGTCGGAATGAAGCATTTCCAGGTGAGGGATTTCATTTAGATGTTCGAGGCAAGAGGCTACTCTCTACCTTAGTAGGTCCTGGTATGGAATGGGTACTTCCCGAGGAAGTATACTCAGATAAACTCAACTTGATTATGAATGGGAAAAGCTGCTCTCAACTTCTCCGGCAAGGAGCCGAACTAAAACAAGTTCGAGAGACTGATGTGGTCTTGTTTGAAGGCAATCGCGTTCCGCACAGGCCACCGAAAACAGACCAGCTCAGACTCCTCTGTGTCATAGACAGCCCTTAG